The Glycine soja cultivar W05 chromosome 3, ASM419377v2, whole genome shotgun sequence genome window below encodes:
- the LOC114407765 gene encoding violaxanthin de-epoxidase, chloroplastic-like isoform X4, whose translation MRWRLLFLLLPLPFTFPYSISHCTCNWPLLRCKVTFGGTPNVRIKAGLTVRGDLRFHRTAGFKYGPSVVVLKVFSTAKRPTRLRLIRPYCSLRGQHNQGKGYSSLTSTQKPRQLMLKFEADRMLVFLKDWSNIRITAVAAILVSILMIIPPADAVDALKTCACLLKDCRIELAKCLSNPSCAANIACLQTCNNRPDETECQIKCGDLFENSVVDEFNECAVSRKKCVPKKSDVGEFPAPNPDVLVNSFNIADFSGKWFITSGLNPTFDTFDCQLHEFHTESNKLVGNLSWRIRTPDAGFITRSAEQRFVQDPSYPGILYNHDNEYLHYQDDWYILSSKIENKPDDYVFVYYRGRNDAWDGYGGAVIYTRSAVLPESIVPELEKAAKSVGRDFSTFIRTDNTCGPEPSLVERLEKKVEEGEETIVREVEQLEEEVEKVGKTEATLFQKLAEGFKVFQEDEENFLRGLSKEEMEILDGLKMEAGEVEKLFGRALPIRKLR comes from the exons ATGCGATGGCgactcttgtttcttcttcttcctcttccttttaCATTTCCTTATTCTATTTCTCATTGTACCTGCAATTGGCCTCTTCTACGTTGCAAG GTTACATTTGGAG GCACTCCCAATGTACGTATAAAAGCAGGCCTTACGGTTAGAGGTGATTTAAGGTTTCACAGAACAGCAGGGTTTAAATATGGTCCTAGTGTGGTAGTGCTCAAAGTTTTTTCCACCGCCAAAAGGCCAACACGCTTGCGCTTGATAAGACCTTATTGCAGTTTGAGGGGACAACACAACCAAGGGAAAGGATATTCTTCTCTCACTTCTACACAAAAACCACGG CAACTGATGTTGAAATTCGAGGCAGATCGAATGCTTGTTTTTCTCAAAGATTGGAGTAATATACGCATCACGGCAGTAGCTGCCATATTGGTATCCATTTTAATGATCATTCCACCAGCTGATGCTGTTGATGCTCTCAAAACTTGTGCTTGCTTGTTGAAGGATTGCAG GATAGAACTAGCTAAGTGTCTTTCAAACCCATCTTGTGCGGCCAATATCGCTTGTCTTCAAACTTGCAACAATAGACCTGATGAAACCGAATGCCAA ATTAAGTGTGGGGACCTGTTCGAAAATAGTGTGGTTGATGAATTCAATGAGTGTGCAGTCTCACGGAAGAAATGTGTACCTAAGAAGTCTGATGTGGGAGAATTTCCTGCTCCAAATCCTGATGTCCTTGTTAATAGCTTTAACATTGCTGATTTCAGTGGCAAGTGGTTCATCACTAGTGGCTTGAATCCTACCTTCGATACCTTTGACTGCCAATTACATGAATTTCACACAGAATCCAACAAACTTGTGGGTAATTTGTCATGGAGAATACGGACTCCAGATGCTGGATTTATTACTAGGTCTGCTGAGCAGAGATTTGTACAAGATCCTTCCTATCCTGGGATCCTTTACAATCATGACAATGAGTACCTTCACTATCAAGATGACTG gtATATTTTATCATCCAAGATTGAGAATAAGCCAGATGACTACGTATTTGTATACTACCGAGGCAGAAATGATGCATGGGATGGTTATGGAGGTGctgttatatacacaagaagtGCAGTTTTGCCTGAATCTATAGTTCCTGAACTTGAAAAAGCAGCTAAGAGTGTGGGAAGAGACTTTAGCACGTTCATCAGGACAGATAACACATGCGGGCCAGAGCCTTCCCTGGTGGAAAGGCTGGAGAAAAAGGTAGAGGAAGGAGAAGAGACCATTGTAAGGGAAGTTGAACAGTTAGAAGAAGAGGTGGAGAAGGTGGGGAAAACGGAGGCCACCTTGTTTCAGAAATTGGCAGAAGGGTTCAAAGTATTCCAAGAAGATGAGGAGAATTTCTTAAGAGGGTTATCAAAAGAAGAAATGGAGATTCTTGATGGGCTCAAAATGGAAGCCGGTGAAGTAGAAAAGCTCTTTGGACGTGCCTTGCCGATAAGGAAACTAAGATAA
- the LOC114407765 gene encoding violaxanthin de-epoxidase, chloroplastic-like isoform X3, whose amino-acid sequence MRWRLLFLLLPLPFTFPYSISHCTCNWPLLRCKVTFGGTGTPNVRIKAGLTVRGDLRFHRTAGFKYGPSVVVLKVFSTAKRPTRLRLIRPYCSLRGQHNQGKGYSSLTSTQKPRQLMLKFEADRMLVFLKDWSNIRITAVAAILVSILMIIPPADAVDALKTCACLLKDCRIELAKCLSNPSCAANIACLQTCNNRPDETECQIKCGDLFENSVVDEFNECAVSRKKCVPKKSDVGEFPAPNPDVLVNSFNIADFSGKWFITSGLNPTFDTFDCQLHEFHTESNKLVGNLSWRIRTPDAGFITRSAEQRFVQDPSYPGILYNHDNEYLHYQDDWYILSSKIENKPDDYVFVYYRGRNDAWDGYGGAVIYTRSAVLPESIVPELEKAAKSVGRDFSTFIRTDNTCGPEPSLVERLEKKVEEGEETIVREVEQLEEEVEKVGKTEATLFQKLAEGFKVFQEDEENFLRGLSKEEMEILDGLKMEAGEVEKLFGRALPIRKLR is encoded by the exons ATGCGATGGCgactcttgtttcttcttcttcctcttccttttaCATTTCCTTATTCTATTTCTCATTGTACCTGCAATTGGCCTCTTCTACGTTGCAAG GTTACATTTGGAG GCACAGGCACTCCCAATGTACGTATAAAAGCAGGCCTTACGGTTAGAGGTGATTTAAGGTTTCACAGAACAGCAGGGTTTAAATATGGTCCTAGTGTGGTAGTGCTCAAAGTTTTTTCCACCGCCAAAAGGCCAACACGCTTGCGCTTGATAAGACCTTATTGCAGTTTGAGGGGACAACACAACCAAGGGAAAGGATATTCTTCTCTCACTTCTACACAAAAACCACGG CAACTGATGTTGAAATTCGAGGCAGATCGAATGCTTGTTTTTCTCAAAGATTGGAGTAATATACGCATCACGGCAGTAGCTGCCATATTGGTATCCATTTTAATGATCATTCCACCAGCTGATGCTGTTGATGCTCTCAAAACTTGTGCTTGCTTGTTGAAGGATTGCAG GATAGAACTAGCTAAGTGTCTTTCAAACCCATCTTGTGCGGCCAATATCGCTTGTCTTCAAACTTGCAACAATAGACCTGATGAAACCGAATGCCAA ATTAAGTGTGGGGACCTGTTCGAAAATAGTGTGGTTGATGAATTCAATGAGTGTGCAGTCTCACGGAAGAAATGTGTACCTAAGAAGTCTGATGTGGGAGAATTTCCTGCTCCAAATCCTGATGTCCTTGTTAATAGCTTTAACATTGCTGATTTCAGTGGCAAGTGGTTCATCACTAGTGGCTTGAATCCTACCTTCGATACCTTTGACTGCCAATTACATGAATTTCACACAGAATCCAACAAACTTGTGGGTAATTTGTCATGGAGAATACGGACTCCAGATGCTGGATTTATTACTAGGTCTGCTGAGCAGAGATTTGTACAAGATCCTTCCTATCCTGGGATCCTTTACAATCATGACAATGAGTACCTTCACTATCAAGATGACTG gtATATTTTATCATCCAAGATTGAGAATAAGCCAGATGACTACGTATTTGTATACTACCGAGGCAGAAATGATGCATGGGATGGTTATGGAGGTGctgttatatacacaagaagtGCAGTTTTGCCTGAATCTATAGTTCCTGAACTTGAAAAAGCAGCTAAGAGTGTGGGAAGAGACTTTAGCACGTTCATCAGGACAGATAACACATGCGGGCCAGAGCCTTCCCTGGTGGAAAGGCTGGAGAAAAAGGTAGAGGAAGGAGAAGAGACCATTGTAAGGGAAGTTGAACAGTTAGAAGAAGAGGTGGAGAAGGTGGGGAAAACGGAGGCCACCTTGTTTCAGAAATTGGCAGAAGGGTTCAAAGTATTCCAAGAAGATGAGGAGAATTTCTTAAGAGGGTTATCAAAAGAAGAAATGGAGATTCTTGATGGGCTCAAAATGGAAGCCGGTGAAGTAGAAAAGCTCTTTGGACGTGCCTTGCCGATAAGGAAACTAAGATAA
- the LOC114407765 gene encoding violaxanthin de-epoxidase, chloroplastic-like isoform X1, translating to MRWRLLFLLLPLPFTFPYSISHCTCNWPLLRCKYQVTFGGTGTPNVRIKAGLTVRGDLRFHRTAGFKYGPSVVVLKVFSTAKRPTRLRLIRPYCSLRGQHNQGKGYSSLTSTQKPRQLMLKFEADRMLVFLKDWSNIRITAVAAILVSILMIIPPADAVDALKTCACLLKDCRIELAKCLSNPSCAANIACLQTCNNRPDETECQIKCGDLFENSVVDEFNECAVSRKKCVPKKSDVGEFPAPNPDVLVNSFNIADFSGKWFITSGLNPTFDTFDCQLHEFHTESNKLVGNLSWRIRTPDAGFITRSAEQRFVQDPSYPGILYNHDNEYLHYQDDWYILSSKIENKPDDYVFVYYRGRNDAWDGYGGAVIYTRSAVLPESIVPELEKAAKSVGRDFSTFIRTDNTCGPEPSLVERLEKKVEEGEETIVREVEQLEEEVEKVGKTEATLFQKLAEGFKVFQEDEENFLRGLSKEEMEILDGLKMEAGEVEKLFGRALPIRKLR from the exons ATGCGATGGCgactcttgtttcttcttcttcctcttccttttaCATTTCCTTATTCTATTTCTCATTGTACCTGCAATTGGCCTCTTCTACGTTGCAAG TATCAGGTTACATTTGGAG GCACAGGCACTCCCAATGTACGTATAAAAGCAGGCCTTACGGTTAGAGGTGATTTAAGGTTTCACAGAACAGCAGGGTTTAAATATGGTCCTAGTGTGGTAGTGCTCAAAGTTTTTTCCACCGCCAAAAGGCCAACACGCTTGCGCTTGATAAGACCTTATTGCAGTTTGAGGGGACAACACAACCAAGGGAAAGGATATTCTTCTCTCACTTCTACACAAAAACCACGG CAACTGATGTTGAAATTCGAGGCAGATCGAATGCTTGTTTTTCTCAAAGATTGGAGTAATATACGCATCACGGCAGTAGCTGCCATATTGGTATCCATTTTAATGATCATTCCACCAGCTGATGCTGTTGATGCTCTCAAAACTTGTGCTTGCTTGTTGAAGGATTGCAG GATAGAACTAGCTAAGTGTCTTTCAAACCCATCTTGTGCGGCCAATATCGCTTGTCTTCAAACTTGCAACAATAGACCTGATGAAACCGAATGCCAA ATTAAGTGTGGGGACCTGTTCGAAAATAGTGTGGTTGATGAATTCAATGAGTGTGCAGTCTCACGGAAGAAATGTGTACCTAAGAAGTCTGATGTGGGAGAATTTCCTGCTCCAAATCCTGATGTCCTTGTTAATAGCTTTAACATTGCTGATTTCAGTGGCAAGTGGTTCATCACTAGTGGCTTGAATCCTACCTTCGATACCTTTGACTGCCAATTACATGAATTTCACACAGAATCCAACAAACTTGTGGGTAATTTGTCATGGAGAATACGGACTCCAGATGCTGGATTTATTACTAGGTCTGCTGAGCAGAGATTTGTACAAGATCCTTCCTATCCTGGGATCCTTTACAATCATGACAATGAGTACCTTCACTATCAAGATGACTG gtATATTTTATCATCCAAGATTGAGAATAAGCCAGATGACTACGTATTTGTATACTACCGAGGCAGAAATGATGCATGGGATGGTTATGGAGGTGctgttatatacacaagaagtGCAGTTTTGCCTGAATCTATAGTTCCTGAACTTGAAAAAGCAGCTAAGAGTGTGGGAAGAGACTTTAGCACGTTCATCAGGACAGATAACACATGCGGGCCAGAGCCTTCCCTGGTGGAAAGGCTGGAGAAAAAGGTAGAGGAAGGAGAAGAGACCATTGTAAGGGAAGTTGAACAGTTAGAAGAAGAGGTGGAGAAGGTGGGGAAAACGGAGGCCACCTTGTTTCAGAAATTGGCAGAAGGGTTCAAAGTATTCCAAGAAGATGAGGAGAATTTCTTAAGAGGGTTATCAAAAGAAGAAATGGAGATTCTTGATGGGCTCAAAATGGAAGCCGGTGAAGTAGAAAAGCTCTTTGGACGTGCCTTGCCGATAAGGAAACTAAGATAA
- the LOC114407765 gene encoding violaxanthin de-epoxidase, chloroplastic-like isoform X5 — protein sequence MAMWGGHSMLLTNGEGTGTPNVRIKAGLTVRGDLRFHRTAGFKYGPSVVVLKVFSTAKRPTRLRLIRPYCSLRGQHNQGKGYSSLTSTQKPRQLMLKFEADRMLVFLKDWSNIRITAVAAILVSILMIIPPADAVDALKTCACLLKDCRIELAKCLSNPSCAANIACLQTCNNRPDETECQIKCGDLFENSVVDEFNECAVSRKKCVPKKSDVGEFPAPNPDVLVNSFNIADFSGKWFITSGLNPTFDTFDCQLHEFHTESNKLVGNLSWRIRTPDAGFITRSAEQRFVQDPSYPGILYNHDNEYLHYQDDWYILSSKIENKPDDYVFVYYRGRNDAWDGYGGAVIYTRSAVLPESIVPELEKAAKSVGRDFSTFIRTDNTCGPEPSLVERLEKKVEEGEETIVREVEQLEEEVEKVGKTEATLFQKLAEGFKVFQEDEENFLRGLSKEEMEILDGLKMEAGEVEKLFGRALPIRKLR from the exons atggcAATGTGGGGTGGACACTCAATGTTGTTAACCAATGGGGAAGGCACAGGCACTCCCAATGTACGTATAAAAGCAGGCCTTACGGTTAGAGGTGATTTAAGGTTTCACAGAACAGCAGGGTTTAAATATGGTCCTAGTGTGGTAGTGCTCAAAGTTTTTTCCACCGCCAAAAGGCCAACACGCTTGCGCTTGATAAGACCTTATTGCAGTTTGAGGGGACAACACAACCAAGGGAAAGGATATTCTTCTCTCACTTCTACACAAAAACCACGG CAACTGATGTTGAAATTCGAGGCAGATCGAATGCTTGTTTTTCTCAAAGATTGGAGTAATATACGCATCACGGCAGTAGCTGCCATATTGGTATCCATTTTAATGATCATTCCACCAGCTGATGCTGTTGATGCTCTCAAAACTTGTGCTTGCTTGTTGAAGGATTGCAG GATAGAACTAGCTAAGTGTCTTTCAAACCCATCTTGTGCGGCCAATATCGCTTGTCTTCAAACTTGCAACAATAGACCTGATGAAACCGAATGCCAA ATTAAGTGTGGGGACCTGTTCGAAAATAGTGTGGTTGATGAATTCAATGAGTGTGCAGTCTCACGGAAGAAATGTGTACCTAAGAAGTCTGATGTGGGAGAATTTCCTGCTCCAAATCCTGATGTCCTTGTTAATAGCTTTAACATTGCTGATTTCAGTGGCAAGTGGTTCATCACTAGTGGCTTGAATCCTACCTTCGATACCTTTGACTGCCAATTACATGAATTTCACACAGAATCCAACAAACTTGTGGGTAATTTGTCATGGAGAATACGGACTCCAGATGCTGGATTTATTACTAGGTCTGCTGAGCAGAGATTTGTACAAGATCCTTCCTATCCTGGGATCCTTTACAATCATGACAATGAGTACCTTCACTATCAAGATGACTG gtATATTTTATCATCCAAGATTGAGAATAAGCCAGATGACTACGTATTTGTATACTACCGAGGCAGAAATGATGCATGGGATGGTTATGGAGGTGctgttatatacacaagaagtGCAGTTTTGCCTGAATCTATAGTTCCTGAACTTGAAAAAGCAGCTAAGAGTGTGGGAAGAGACTTTAGCACGTTCATCAGGACAGATAACACATGCGGGCCAGAGCCTTCCCTGGTGGAAAGGCTGGAGAAAAAGGTAGAGGAAGGAGAAGAGACCATTGTAAGGGAAGTTGAACAGTTAGAAGAAGAGGTGGAGAAGGTGGGGAAAACGGAGGCCACCTTGTTTCAGAAATTGGCAGAAGGGTTCAAAGTATTCCAAGAAGATGAGGAGAATTTCTTAAGAGGGTTATCAAAAGAAGAAATGGAGATTCTTGATGGGCTCAAAATGGAAGCCGGTGAAGTAGAAAAGCTCTTTGGACGTGCCTTGCCGATAAGGAAACTAAGATAA
- the LOC114407763 gene encoding indole-3-acetic acid-induced protein ARG2-like: MARSIANAKTFSALVLDGFSRRGYSQSATRGGVASIAPKSGEDKGVSSYKVSWVPDPVTGYYKPENIKEVDVADLRATLLRKKFNN, from the exons ATGGCTCGTTCTATCGCTAACGCCAAGACTTTCTCCGCTCTCGTGCTAGACGGATTCTCCAG ACGTGGCTACTCTCAAAGCGCAACAAGGGGAGGAGTGGCCTCCATAGCACCCAAATCAGGGGAAGACAAAGGTGTCTCATCATACAAGGTTTCCTGGGTGCCAGATCCCGTCACCGGTTACTACAAACCGGAAAACATCAAGGAGGTTGATGTTGCCGATTTGCGTGCTACCCTTCTCCGCAAAAAATTCAACAACtaa
- the LOC114407764 gene encoding uncharacterized protein LOC114407764, whose protein sequence is MDRSGQIPAFGNWDYANELPITQYFESARQAGLVRYSSSSGESDPYVRADRDLYAVDFKKPIRNIPPSTLKKATRNRVVKEREKENVKMNMRKQGKVCDVTEQARKPVAAMHLDDAVPRLPKPVDEDLYKIPPELLGTTKRKKKMLGFISKCLS, encoded by the exons ATGGAT aGGAGCGGGCAAATACCAGCGTTTGGGAATTGGGATTACGCAAACGAGTTGCCAATCACTCAGTACTTCGAGAGTGCGAGACAAGCTGGTTTAGTTCGTTACAGTTCCTCCTCCGGCGAAAGTGACCCTTACGTGCGTGCAGACCGTGACCTTTACGCCGTTGATTTTAAGAAACCCATTCGCAACATCCCACCTTCTACTCTGAAAAAG GCGACGAGGAACAGGGTGGTTAAGGAAAGGGAAAAGGAGAATGTGAAGATGAATATGAGAAAACAGGGGAAAGTGTGCGACGTGACGGAACAGGCAAGGAAGCCAGTGGCAGCGATGCATCTAGACGACGCCGTTCCGCGACTTCCCAAACCTGTTGACGAAGATCTCTATAAGATCCCACCAGAGCTACTTGGCACAACTAAGCGG aagaagaaaatgcTGGGTTTCATTTCCAAGTGTCTCTCATGA
- the LOC114407765 gene encoding violaxanthin de-epoxidase, chloroplastic-like isoform X2, which yields MRWRLLFLLLPLPFTFPYSISHCTCNWPLLRCKYQVTFGGTPNVRIKAGLTVRGDLRFHRTAGFKYGPSVVVLKVFSTAKRPTRLRLIRPYCSLRGQHNQGKGYSSLTSTQKPRQLMLKFEADRMLVFLKDWSNIRITAVAAILVSILMIIPPADAVDALKTCACLLKDCRIELAKCLSNPSCAANIACLQTCNNRPDETECQIKCGDLFENSVVDEFNECAVSRKKCVPKKSDVGEFPAPNPDVLVNSFNIADFSGKWFITSGLNPTFDTFDCQLHEFHTESNKLVGNLSWRIRTPDAGFITRSAEQRFVQDPSYPGILYNHDNEYLHYQDDWYILSSKIENKPDDYVFVYYRGRNDAWDGYGGAVIYTRSAVLPESIVPELEKAAKSVGRDFSTFIRTDNTCGPEPSLVERLEKKVEEGEETIVREVEQLEEEVEKVGKTEATLFQKLAEGFKVFQEDEENFLRGLSKEEMEILDGLKMEAGEVEKLFGRALPIRKLR from the exons ATGCGATGGCgactcttgtttcttcttcttcctcttccttttaCATTTCCTTATTCTATTTCTCATTGTACCTGCAATTGGCCTCTTCTACGTTGCAAG TATCAGGTTACATTTGGAG GCACTCCCAATGTACGTATAAAAGCAGGCCTTACGGTTAGAGGTGATTTAAGGTTTCACAGAACAGCAGGGTTTAAATATGGTCCTAGTGTGGTAGTGCTCAAAGTTTTTTCCACCGCCAAAAGGCCAACACGCTTGCGCTTGATAAGACCTTATTGCAGTTTGAGGGGACAACACAACCAAGGGAAAGGATATTCTTCTCTCACTTCTACACAAAAACCACGG CAACTGATGTTGAAATTCGAGGCAGATCGAATGCTTGTTTTTCTCAAAGATTGGAGTAATATACGCATCACGGCAGTAGCTGCCATATTGGTATCCATTTTAATGATCATTCCACCAGCTGATGCTGTTGATGCTCTCAAAACTTGTGCTTGCTTGTTGAAGGATTGCAG GATAGAACTAGCTAAGTGTCTTTCAAACCCATCTTGTGCGGCCAATATCGCTTGTCTTCAAACTTGCAACAATAGACCTGATGAAACCGAATGCCAA ATTAAGTGTGGGGACCTGTTCGAAAATAGTGTGGTTGATGAATTCAATGAGTGTGCAGTCTCACGGAAGAAATGTGTACCTAAGAAGTCTGATGTGGGAGAATTTCCTGCTCCAAATCCTGATGTCCTTGTTAATAGCTTTAACATTGCTGATTTCAGTGGCAAGTGGTTCATCACTAGTGGCTTGAATCCTACCTTCGATACCTTTGACTGCCAATTACATGAATTTCACACAGAATCCAACAAACTTGTGGGTAATTTGTCATGGAGAATACGGACTCCAGATGCTGGATTTATTACTAGGTCTGCTGAGCAGAGATTTGTACAAGATCCTTCCTATCCTGGGATCCTTTACAATCATGACAATGAGTACCTTCACTATCAAGATGACTG gtATATTTTATCATCCAAGATTGAGAATAAGCCAGATGACTACGTATTTGTATACTACCGAGGCAGAAATGATGCATGGGATGGTTATGGAGGTGctgttatatacacaagaagtGCAGTTTTGCCTGAATCTATAGTTCCTGAACTTGAAAAAGCAGCTAAGAGTGTGGGAAGAGACTTTAGCACGTTCATCAGGACAGATAACACATGCGGGCCAGAGCCTTCCCTGGTGGAAAGGCTGGAGAAAAAGGTAGAGGAAGGAGAAGAGACCATTGTAAGGGAAGTTGAACAGTTAGAAGAAGAGGTGGAGAAGGTGGGGAAAACGGAGGCCACCTTGTTTCAGAAATTGGCAGAAGGGTTCAAAGTATTCCAAGAAGATGAGGAGAATTTCTTAAGAGGGTTATCAAAAGAAGAAATGGAGATTCTTGATGGGCTCAAAATGGAAGCCGGTGAAGTAGAAAAGCTCTTTGGACGTGCCTTGCCGATAAGGAAACTAAGATAA
- the LOC114407762 gene encoding U1 small nuclear ribonucleoprotein A-like: MSEVNATPEIPQSNTIYINNLNEKIKIDELKKSLNAVFTQFGKILEVLAFKTLKHKGQAWVVFEDASSASNALRQMQGFPFYDKPMRIQYAKTKSDIIAKADGTFVPREKRKRHDDKAKKRKDQHDANLAGMGLNPAYAGAYGAAPAIAYPGGAKSMVPEAPAPPNNILFIQNLPNDSTPMMLQMLFLQYPGFKEVRMVETKPGIAFVEYGDEMQSTVAMQTLQGFKITPQNPMLITYAKK, from the exons ATGTCTGAAGTGAATGCGACCCCTGAAATTCCTCAAAGCAACACCATCTACATCAACAACCTCAACGAGAAGATTAAGATTGATG AGTTGAAGAAGTCTCTGAACGCTGTTTTCACTCAGTTCGGGAAGATACTTGAGGTGTTAGCTTTCAAAACCCTAAAGCACAAAGGTCAAGCTTGGGTGGTCTTTGAAGATGCCTCTTCTGCTTCCAACGCCCTAAGGCAAATGCAAGGTTTCCCCTTCTATGATAAGCCCATG AGAATACAGTATGCAAAGACCAAATCTGATATAATAGCAAAAGCAGATGGTACTTTCGTTCCTAGGGAAAAACGAAAGAGGCATGATGACAAAG CCAAAAAGCGGAAGGACCAACATGATGCTAATTTAGCTGGAATGGGCCTGAATCCAGCTTATGCTGGTGCTTATGGTGCAGCACCTGCT ATAGCTTATCCAGGCGGTGCAAAATCTATGGTACCTGAGGCTCCTGCACCACCAAATAATATTCTCTTTATTCAGAATCTTCCCAATGACTCAACTCCCATGATGCTGCAAATGCTCTTTCTTCAATATCCTGGATTTAAGGAAGTTAGAATGGTTGAAACAAAGCCAGGGATTGCCTTTGTGGAATATGGAGATGAAATGCAATCCACAGTGGCTATGCAGACGCTGCAAGGTTTCAAGATAACCCCACAAAACCCCATGTTGATAACTTATGCCAAGAAATAG